A single window of Cydia splendana chromosome 13, ilCydSple1.2, whole genome shotgun sequence DNA harbors:
- the LOC134796156 gene encoding cytochrome c oxidase subunit 6A, mitochondrial codes for MAAILQRAALNYLRNQARASSHSATAGGHGGGHALWKKMSFFVGFPAVGLGMLNAYLGHQEGHHEPPPFVPYEYLRVRTKRFPWGDGQKSLFHNPHVNALPSGYEH; via the exons ATGGCTGCGATTCTGCAAAGAGCCGCTCTGAACTACCTGAGGAACCAGGCTCGCGCCTCCTCGCACTCTGCTACAGCTGGTGGTCATGGAG GTGGCCATGCCCTGTGGAAGAAGATGTCGTTCTTCGTGGGTTTCCCTGCCGTAGGCCTGGGTATGCTGAACGCCTACTTGGGTCATCAGGAGGGGCATCACGAGCCTCCGCCATTCGTCCCCTATGAATACCTTCGCGTCCGCACAAAG AGGTTCCCATGGGGTGATGGCCAGAAGTCCCTCTTCCACAACCCCCATGTCAACGCCCTGCCCAGTGGCTACGAGCACTGA